The following are encoded in a window of Kitasatospora fiedleri genomic DNA:
- a CDS encoding mobile element transfer protein — protein MPRPIRLRNVMRIGPVQVGTYFDNRGREKHTAACTAPRCGFSADYDSRPAAEIAARTHRCTVR, from the coding sequence ATGCCCCGCCCGATCCGCCTGCGCAACGTGATGCGCATCGGCCCCGTCCAGGTCGGCACCTACTTCGACAACCGTGGCCGCGAGAAGCACACCGCCGCCTGCACCGCCCCGCGCTGCGGCTTCTCCGCCGACTACGACAGCCGCCCCGCCGCCGAGATCGCCGCCCGCACCCACCGCTGCACCGTCCGCTGA
- a CDS encoding NUDIX hydrolase, which translates to MLLYMSNSAPKPQSTPLHSVSVAGAVVREDGRVLAIRRADNGTWEPPGGVLELTETVEDGVRREIYEETGLKVGVERLTGVYKNVTRGVVALVFRCHLEGGNEQLSDESTAIEWLTPAEVSDRMAEVFAVRVLDALNDEVAPSIRTHDGRQWLTEHAAAS; encoded by the coding sequence ATTCTCCTGTACATGAGTAACAGCGCCCCGAAGCCGCAGTCAACGCCCCTCCACTCCGTGTCCGTTGCCGGAGCCGTGGTGCGCGAAGACGGCCGGGTGCTGGCGATCCGCCGCGCGGACAACGGCACCTGGGAGCCCCCCGGCGGCGTCCTGGAGCTGACGGAGACCGTCGAGGACGGCGTGCGCCGCGAGATCTACGAGGAGACCGGCCTCAAGGTCGGCGTCGAACGGCTCACCGGCGTCTACAAGAACGTCACCCGCGGCGTGGTCGCCCTGGTCTTCCGGTGCCACCTCGAAGGCGGGAACGAGCAGCTGTCCGACGAGTCCACCGCGATCGAGTGGCTGACCCCGGCCGAGGTCTCCGACCGCATGGCCGAGGTGTTCGCCGTCCGCGTCCTGGACGCGCTCAACGACGAGGTGGCCCCGAGCATCCGCACCCACGACGGCCGACAGTGGCTCACCGAGCATGCAGCAGCAAGCTGA
- a CDS encoding GGDEF domain-containing protein, with product MELAPLLAAGVPLLGWTTHSTVLARRLATARRDPLTGLLTRDGFTTRAERLIRRHPERTTVLLIDLDDFKAVNDTHGHAAGDAVLTATAHRLATWCGTDGIAARLGGDEFAAVVLDAEHRVPDLRGLLHHPVPYGTQLLAVGASVGTSHPATLLLTEALSAADRQMYAAKPGARTARRR from the coding sequence ATGGAACTCGCCCCGCTCCTCGCCGCCGGTGTGCCCCTGCTCGGCTGGACCACCCACAGCACCGTCCTCGCCCGCCGCCTGGCCACCGCCCGCCGCGACCCGCTGACCGGGCTACTCACCCGCGACGGCTTCACCACCCGCGCCGAACGCCTCATCCGCCGCCACCCCGAGCGCACCACCGTCCTGCTGATCGACCTGGACGACTTCAAGGCCGTCAACGACACCCACGGCCACGCCGCCGGAGACGCCGTACTCACCGCCACCGCCCACCGCCTCGCCACCTGGTGCGGCACCGACGGCATCGCCGCCCGCCTCGGCGGAGACGAGTTCGCCGCCGTCGTCCTGGATGCCGAACACCGCGTCCCCGACCTGCGCGGCCTGCTCCACCACCCGGTCCCGTACGGCACGCAGTTGCTGGCCGTCGGCGCGTCCGTCGGTACCTCGCACCCGGCCACGCTGCTGCTCACCGAAGCGCTCTCGGCGGCCGACCGCCAGATGTACGCCGCCAAGCCCGGCGCCCGTACCGCGCGCCGCCGCTGA
- a CDS encoding SCO3933 family regulatory protein, which translates to MAVFKVDTSTAFVFVAVPPAPKVVNRQTGEIAVDRETGAKMMTVGLTIADEGEANLYTVSVPEAGLSESLAVGMPVALTGLKARDWENEFNGQKRHGISFRAAAVTSLVPVQG; encoded by the coding sequence ATGGCTGTGTTCAAGGTCGACACCTCCACCGCCTTCGTGTTCGTCGCCGTCCCGCCCGCCCCGAAGGTCGTGAACCGGCAGACCGGCGAGATCGCCGTCGACCGGGAGACCGGCGCGAAGATGATGACGGTCGGGCTGACCATCGCCGACGAGGGCGAGGCGAACCTCTACACCGTCTCGGTGCCGGAGGCCGGCCTGTCGGAGTCGCTGGCGGTCGGGATGCCAGTTGCCCTCACCGGTCTCAAGGCGCGGGACTGGGAGAACGAGTTCAACGGGCAGAAGCGGCACGGGATCTCGTTCCGCGCGGCGGCCGTCACCTCGCTCGTCCCGGTTCAGGGCTGA
- a CDS encoding MAE_28990/MAE_18760 family HEPN-like nuclease, producing the protein MDLQGFTDKIDKDLTRRKLELSRLTILAKSQHPDTAQEALSFRASVAFSYAHWEGFSKNASMLYVKFINSQKVRVTDLKLCLQAAHLHSSLRRAGASPKLGYLGAILEELDVNRSAIFSATPEKCVDTESNLSSEVFKSLVLGLGLPYLDAYSTRQAFIDEKIVHSRNQVVHGELIPFSRDEALERLETVRELIDLYGQQLIDAARDQLYLAP; encoded by the coding sequence TTGGACCTCCAGGGCTTTACCGATAAGATCGACAAGGATCTCACCAGGCGAAAGCTAGAGCTTTCTCGACTTACCATTCTCGCCAAATCTCAGCATCCAGACACGGCCCAGGAGGCGCTCTCATTTCGGGCTTCAGTGGCATTTTCCTATGCTCACTGGGAAGGCTTCTCCAAGAACGCAAGTATGCTTTATGTGAAATTCATCAATAGCCAGAAGGTCCGAGTCACAGACCTGAAGCTGTGCCTCCAGGCCGCACATCTCCATTCTTCACTCAGGAGAGCTGGAGCTAGCCCGAAATTGGGATACCTCGGGGCAATCCTTGAGGAGCTAGACGTGAATAGGTCGGCGATATTCTCTGCGACTCCAGAGAAGTGCGTTGATACCGAGAGCAACCTTTCATCGGAAGTTTTTAAATCCCTAGTCCTGGGCCTTGGGCTGCCATATCTTGACGCCTACTCAACGCGACAAGCTTTCATCGATGAGAAGATAGTCCACAGCAGGAACCAGGTGGTCCACGGCGAGCTGATCCCATTCAGTCGCGACGAAGCGCTAGAACGCCTAGAGACCGTTCGCGAGCTAATCGATCTCTACGGGCAGCAACTTATAGATGCTGCAAGAGATCAGCTCTACCTCGCACCTTGA
- the repSA gene encoding replication initiator protein RepSA produces the protein MKNQLTERPDLALLDLARLAARGDLPRLEDQIRRTGGCANPIHLKGFRTLLHAPTKAVWHRYSTDQEPGHRLKVACGNRRASRCPACARTYSADTYHLIRAGLAGDDTKGVPETVRSHPRVFATLTAPSFGPVHNRPDHGHCRCGTAHLASSPLLGSPLDPDTYDYAHAVLWNNHAPDLWRRFTIYLRREVARRAGLTLREFRETAKVSFGKVAEYQRRGAVHFHAVIRLDGPDGADTAPPSWATVPLLDDAIRAAARRVGVPLAAAGDLPARVLRWGKQLDVRPIGAFGSGEISEQAVASYVAKYATKSAETTETMDRRVLERHELDRHDLPDHTRRLIEACWDLDSLYPQRLLAHWSHMLGFRGHFSSKSPGYSTTLGALRQVRADFRAEQARADLRARLLAAGLPDLDDLADAETLVVAHWSFAGAGNSPGESMLAASIAAELHERRTTDRQELHAQLAWEENDTWL, from the coding sequence GTGAAGAACCAGCTCACCGAGCGACCCGACCTCGCTCTCCTCGACCTCGCCCGGCTCGCCGCCCGCGGCGACCTGCCCCGGCTCGAAGACCAGATCCGCCGGACCGGCGGGTGCGCCAACCCGATCCACCTCAAGGGCTTCCGCACCCTCCTGCACGCCCCCACGAAGGCGGTGTGGCACCGCTACTCGACCGACCAAGAGCCCGGCCACCGGCTCAAGGTCGCGTGCGGCAACCGCCGTGCCTCCCGCTGCCCCGCCTGCGCCCGCACCTACTCGGCCGACACCTACCACCTGATCCGCGCCGGGCTCGCGGGTGACGACACCAAGGGCGTCCCGGAGACGGTGCGCTCACACCCCCGCGTCTTCGCGACCCTCACCGCCCCCTCGTTCGGCCCCGTCCACAACCGGCCTGACCATGGTCACTGCCGCTGCGGCACCGCCCACCTGGCAAGCTCGCCCCTCCTCGGCAGCCCGCTCGACCCGGACACATACGACTACGCGCACGCCGTGCTCTGGAACAACCACGCCCCCGACCTGTGGCGGCGCTTCACCATCTACCTGCGCCGCGAAGTCGCCCGCCGCGCCGGCCTGACACTGCGTGAGTTCCGCGAGACGGCCAAGGTCTCGTTCGGAAAGGTTGCCGAGTACCAGCGCCGGGGCGCGGTCCACTTCCACGCCGTGATCCGCCTCGACGGGCCCGATGGCGCCGACACCGCCCCGCCCTCCTGGGCCACTGTCCCGCTGCTGGACGACGCCATCCGGGCCGCCGCCCGCCGCGTCGGCGTCCCCCTGGCCGCCGCCGGTGACCTGCCTGCCCGGGTGCTGCGCTGGGGCAAGCAACTCGACGTCCGGCCCATCGGCGCGTTCGGCTCCGGCGAGATCAGCGAACAGGCCGTCGCCTCGTACGTGGCCAAGTACGCCACCAAGAGCGCCGAGACCACCGAGACCATGGACCGCCGCGTCCTGGAGCGCCACGAACTCGACCGGCACGACCTGCCGGACCACACCCGCCGCCTGATCGAAGCCTGCTGGGACCTCGACTCGCTCTACCCGCAACGGCTGCTCGCGCACTGGTCGCACATGCTCGGCTTCCGCGGCCACTTCTCGTCCAAGTCGCCCGGCTACTCGACCACCCTCGGCGCGCTCCGCCAGGTCCGCGCAGACTTCCGCGCCGAGCAGGCCCGCGCCGACCTCCGCGCACGCCTCCTCGCCGCCGGCCTTCCGGACCTCGACGACCTGGCCGACGCCGAAACCCTGGTCGTCGCCCACTGGTCCTTCGCCGGAGCAGGCAACTCCCCCGGCGAATCCATGCTCGCCGCCTCGATCGCCGCCGAGCTGCACGAACGCCGCACCACCGACCGACAGGAACTGCACGCGCAACTCGCGTGGGAGGAGAACGACACATGGCTGTGA
- a CDS encoding acyltransferase family protein yields the protein MTPFLRPSPAPSALPSLLPSSCPSPPPSSFPTRLPSLTGLRFLAALLVVCYHLSRQVGALPVLSPLAWYGRSGVTFFFVLSGFVLAWTYADSPVPARRFYRRRLARIWPLHALTTGASLAVFAAVGAAVPVTAALWSLPLLHPWDRTTVMGGNPAGWSLGDEGWFYLLLPLLLRLRPGLRTAALCCASGPLLWLAGSAVTDPSLRSWLLDYLPLSRTPQFLLGVALALALRRGRLPTLPLLPAALAVAVFHLALIPWHHAVPDPAWHSPYIASQLLSAPLFAALITAAAQADLRHPGGPLTRRPWTLLGDWSFAWYLIHEITFRPWLHHYGHPAPGLPTATTWLLLLTTSLTLAAALHHWVEHPLERLLRDHPTPPASTYLPHPRPTDGSTGRQAPEAPSAPRQR from the coding sequence GTGACACCCTTCCTCCGCCCCTCCCCCGCTCCCTCCGCCCTCCCCTCCCTGCTCCCCTCCTCCTGCCCTTCCCCTCCCCCCTCCTCCTTCCCCACCCGGCTGCCCTCGCTCACCGGGCTGCGCTTCCTCGCCGCGCTGCTGGTGGTCTGCTACCACCTCTCCCGCCAGGTCGGCGCCCTCCCGGTGCTCAGCCCGCTGGCCTGGTACGGGCGTTCGGGCGTGACGTTCTTCTTCGTGCTCTCCGGTTTCGTGCTCGCCTGGACGTACGCCGACTCCCCCGTCCCCGCCCGCCGCTTCTACCGCCGCCGACTGGCCCGGATCTGGCCGCTGCACGCGCTCACCACCGGCGCCTCGCTGGCGGTCTTCGCCGCGGTCGGCGCGGCCGTGCCGGTGACCGCCGCCCTGTGGTCGCTCCCGCTGCTGCACCCGTGGGACCGCACCACCGTGATGGGCGGCAACCCGGCCGGCTGGTCACTCGGCGACGAGGGCTGGTTCTACCTGCTCCTCCCCCTCCTGCTGCGCCTGCGCCCCGGGCTGCGCACCGCCGCGCTGTGCTGCGCGAGCGGCCCACTGCTCTGGCTGGCCGGCTCCGCCGTCACCGACCCATCACTGCGCAGCTGGCTGCTGGACTACCTGCCGCTCAGCCGCACCCCGCAGTTCCTGCTCGGCGTCGCCCTCGCCCTGGCCCTGCGCCGCGGCCGCCTGCCCACCCTGCCGCTGCTCCCCGCCGCCCTCGCGGTCGCGGTTTTCCACCTCGCCCTGATCCCCTGGCACCACGCCGTCCCCGACCCGGCCTGGCACAGCCCCTACATCGCCTCCCAACTCCTCTCCGCCCCGCTGTTCGCCGCCCTGATCACCGCCGCCGCCCAAGCCGACCTCCGCCACCCCGGCGGCCCGCTCACCCGCCGCCCCTGGACCCTGCTCGGCGACTGGTCCTTCGCCTGGTACCTGATCCACGAAATCACCTTCCGCCCCTGGCTCCACCACTACGGCCACCCCGCCCCGGGCCTCCCCACCGCCACCACCTGGCTCCTCCTCCTCACCACCTCCCTCACCCTCGCGGCCGCCCTCCACCACTGGGTCGAACACCCCCTGGAACGCCTCCTCCGCGACCACCCGACCCCGCCCGCCTCCACCTACCTGCCGCACCCCCGCCCCACCGACGGATCGACCGGGCGTCAGGCCCCCGAAGCACCGTCCGCACCGCGACAGCGGTAG
- a CDS encoding GntR family transcriptional regulator yields MASSELAGSAKAKKYLQIADDLAAEIKAGTLRPGDSVPSEADLMERYGVASGTVRNAIAELRTAQLIETRHGKGSFVRSRPPVQRKSSDRFRRAHRKAGKAAYIAETEASGSKPSVTVLFIGPTEAPADIAERLQVPAGTQVLARRRRYFRDGVPTEEATSYLPWDVAKDIPELFAENPGGGGIYQRLEDHGFTLAEYGETVRARLATKAEATALALSPGAAVIHLVREAVTTTGRVVEVCDTLMAADQFVLDYRFAATD; encoded by the coding sequence ATGGCGAGTAGTGAGCTGGCGGGGTCGGCGAAGGCGAAGAAGTACTTGCAGATCGCCGATGACCTGGCCGCAGAGATCAAGGCGGGCACCCTTCGTCCGGGTGACTCGGTGCCGAGTGAAGCCGACCTGATGGAGCGTTACGGGGTGGCCTCGGGCACCGTGCGCAACGCCATCGCCGAGCTGCGGACGGCGCAGCTCATCGAGACCCGGCACGGGAAGGGCTCCTTCGTCCGCTCCCGTCCCCCGGTGCAGCGCAAGTCGTCCGACCGCTTCCGGCGGGCCCACCGCAAGGCGGGCAAGGCGGCCTACATCGCCGAGACCGAGGCGTCCGGCAGCAAGCCCTCCGTCACGGTGCTGTTCATCGGGCCGACCGAAGCGCCGGCCGACATCGCCGAGCGGCTCCAGGTCCCCGCGGGCACCCAGGTCCTCGCCCGGCGGCGCCGGTACTTCCGGGACGGCGTGCCGACCGAGGAGGCGACCTCGTACCTGCCATGGGACGTGGCGAAGGACATCCCGGAGCTGTTCGCGGAGAACCCGGGCGGCGGTGGCATCTACCAGCGGCTGGAGGACCACGGCTTCACGCTTGCCGAGTACGGGGAGACCGTCCGGGCCCGGCTGGCGACCAAGGCTGAGGCGACCGCACTGGCACTGAGCCCTGGTGCGGCGGTGATCCACCTGGTGCGGGAGGCCGTCACCACCACCGGCCGCGTGGTGGAGGTCTGCGACACGCTCATGGCCGCTGACCAGTTCGTTCTGGACTACCGGTTCGCCGCCACCGACTGA
- a CDS encoding DUF2637 domain-containing protein yields MRLPRPDAVLIQAAIAGALSFAHLHDVAEAAGQHDWKAWAYPVSVDLLLVAAWRRMRHLKSAGEPVGSAWTWFGIALAASLGANVATAGLLDLTDVPAWLRILVAGWPALAFFGGTLLAHGNSTATEPELTPEEVDLPVYEPDLPTDLPDAEPEPEAVEAPPAPAALPAAPAPAPTPAVAVPAALVDHARKVADDHRARTGEPIDTETLRVRLGVPPHFATAIAAQLT; encoded by the coding sequence ATGCGTCTCCCGCGCCCGGACGCCGTACTCATCCAAGCCGCCATCGCCGGTGCGCTGTCCTTCGCCCATCTGCACGACGTCGCCGAAGCCGCCGGCCAGCACGACTGGAAGGCGTGGGCGTACCCCGTCTCCGTCGACCTGCTGCTGGTCGCGGCCTGGCGGCGGATGCGCCACCTCAAGTCCGCCGGGGAGCCGGTGGGTTCGGCCTGGACCTGGTTTGGGATCGCGCTCGCTGCCTCGCTCGGCGCGAACGTCGCCACCGCCGGACTGCTCGACCTCACCGACGTCCCGGCCTGGCTCCGCATCCTGGTCGCCGGTTGGCCCGCTCTCGCGTTCTTCGGCGGCACCCTGCTCGCCCACGGGAACAGCACGGCGACAGAGCCCGAACTCACCCCCGAAGAAGTCGACTTGCCGGTGTACGAGCCCGATCTGCCGACCGATCTTCCGGACGCCGAACCCGAGCCCGAAGCCGTCGAAGCACCTCCGGCCCCCGCCGCTCTGCCGGCCGCTCCCGCCCCGGCACCCACACCCGCCGTCGCCGTCCCGGCCGCGCTGGTCGACCACGCCCGCAAGGTCGCCGACGACCACCGGGCCCGGACCGGCGAGCCGATCGACACCGAGACCCTGCGCGTCCGGCTCGGCGTCCCACCGCACTTCGCCACCGCCATCGCCGCCCAGCTCACCTGA
- the glnA gene encoding type I glutamate--ammonia ligase: MGKQQEFVLRTLEERDIRFVRLWFTDVLGFLKSVAVAPAELEQAFEEGIGFDGSAIEGFARVYESDMIAKPDPTTFQILPWRSENPGTARMFCDILMPDGSPSYADPRYVLKRTLEKASNLGFTFYTHPEIEFFLLKDLPGDGTPPTPADQSGYFDHTPRGIGHDFRRQAITMLESMGISVEFSHHEGAPGQQEIDLRYADALSTADNIMTFRLVMKEVALEQGVHASFMPKPFSHHPGSGMHTHVSLFEGDRNAFHESGAEYQLSKVGRSFIAGLLKYAAETAAVTNQWVNSYKRIWGGSQRTAGAGGEAPSYICWGHNNRSALIRVPMYKPGKQGSTRIEVRSLDTGCNPYLAYAVTLAAGLKGIEDNLELPPGADDDVWALTDAERRALGIQPMPQNLGEAIDLMQRSELVAETLGEHVFDFFLRNKRQEWEEYRSEVTPFELRKVLQVL; the protein is encoded by the coding sequence ATGGGCAAGCAGCAGGAGTTCGTGCTTCGCACGCTCGAAGAGCGTGACATCCGGTTCGTCCGGCTGTGGTTCACCGACGTGCTCGGGTTCCTCAAGTCGGTGGCGGTGGCCCCGGCGGAACTGGAACAGGCCTTCGAGGAGGGCATCGGCTTCGACGGCTCGGCGATCGAGGGCTTCGCCCGGGTCTACGAGTCCGACATGATCGCCAAGCCGGACCCGACCACCTTCCAGATACTGCCGTGGCGCTCCGAGAACCCCGGCACCGCCCGGATGTTCTGCGACATCCTGATGCCCGACGGCTCCCCCTCCTACGCCGACCCGCGCTACGTCCTCAAGCGCACCCTGGAGAAGGCCTCCAACCTCGGCTTCACCTTCTACACCCACCCCGAGATCGAGTTCTTCCTCCTCAAGGACCTCCCCGGCGACGGCACCCCGCCGACCCCCGCCGACCAGTCCGGCTACTTCGACCACACCCCGCGCGGCATCGGCCACGACTTCCGCCGCCAGGCCATCACCATGCTCGAATCCATGGGCATCTCGGTCGAGTTCAGCCACCACGAGGGCGCCCCCGGCCAGCAGGAGATCGACCTGCGCTACGCCGACGCGCTCTCCACCGCCGACAACATCATGACCTTCCGCCTGGTCATGAAGGAGGTCGCCCTCGAACAGGGCGTCCACGCCAGCTTCATGCCCAAGCCGTTCTCCCACCACCCCGGCTCCGGCATGCACACCCACGTCTCCCTCTTCGAGGGCGACCGCAACGCCTTCCACGAGTCCGGCGCCGAGTACCAGCTCTCCAAGGTCGGCCGCTCCTTCATCGCCGGCCTGCTCAAGTACGCCGCCGAGACCGCCGCCGTCACCAACCAGTGGGTCAACTCCTACAAGCGCATCTGGGGCGGCTCCCAGCGCACCGCCGGAGCCGGCGGCGAGGCCCCCTCCTACATCTGCTGGGGCCACAACAACCGCTCCGCCCTGATCCGCGTCCCCATGTACAAGCCCGGCAAGCAGGGCTCCACCCGCATCGAGGTCCGCTCCCTCGACACCGGCTGCAACCCCTACCTCGCCTACGCCGTCACCCTCGCCGCCGGCCTCAAGGGCATCGAGGACAACCTCGAACTCCCCCCCGGCGCCGACGACGACGTCTGGGCCCTCACCGACGCCGAACGCCGCGCCCTCGGCATCCAGCCCATGCCCCAGAACCTCGGCGAGGCCATCGACCTCATGCAGCGCAGCGAACTCGTCGCCGAGACCCTGGGCGAGCACGTCTTCGACTTCTTCCTGCGCAACAAGCGCCAGGAGTGGGAGGAGTACCGCTCCGAGGTCACGCCGTTCGAGCTGCGCAAGGTGCTCCAGGTGCTGTAG
- a CDS encoding helix-turn-helix transcriptional regulator: MAVRGALPDRYLTPIDLAGLLGIPVETVYQWRRKRTGPPGFRVGRHLRYDPAKVHAWIETLSEEVAA; the protein is encoded by the coding sequence ATGGCTGTGAGGGGGGCACTGCCCGATCGCTACCTGACCCCCATCGACCTGGCCGGGCTTCTAGGCATTCCGGTGGAGACCGTCTACCAGTGGCGGCGCAAGCGCACCGGTCCGCCCGGCTTCCGCGTCGGCCGGCACCTGCGCTACGACCCGGCCAAGGTGCACGCCTGGATCGAGACCCTGAGCGAGGAGGTGGCTGCCTGA
- a CDS encoding DUF6197 family protein, translated as MNATLLLPDSLSLTPEGSALVAEIEAYLATLPVQARAVMPLICNYGSTVQRWNAGFPQPRLSVLDRLAHRPARPVAVTVADHLRLTSRYLAEVGWVQGALWDSAGRVCLLGAQAAVLLNGYGTPYTVRRARTQVMEVLHTTGRPVASPDAFNDASGTRQADVHHLLDRASARALSLGI; from the coding sequence GTGAACGCCACCCTCCTGCTGCCGGACTCGCTGTCGCTCACTCCCGAAGGCTCGGCCCTGGTCGCGGAGATTGAGGCGTACCTCGCCACGCTGCCTGTCCAGGCCCGCGCGGTCATGCCGTTGATCTGCAACTACGGCAGCACGGTCCAGCGGTGGAACGCGGGCTTCCCACAGCCGCGGCTGTCCGTACTGGACCGGCTCGCACACCGCCCGGCTCGCCCGGTCGCCGTCACCGTCGCGGACCACCTGCGGTTGACCTCCCGCTACCTCGCCGAAGTCGGCTGGGTACAGGGTGCCCTATGGGACTCCGCCGGCCGCGTCTGCCTCCTCGGCGCCCAAGCCGCCGTCCTGCTCAACGGCTACGGCACCCCGTACACCGTCCGCCGGGCCCGCACCCAGGTCATGGAAGTCCTGCACACCACCGGACGGCCCGTCGCCTCCCCGGACGCCTTCAACGACGCCTCCGGCACCCGCCAGGCCGACGTGCACCACCTGCTCGACCGGGCCTCCGCCCGCGCCCTCTCCCTCGGCATCTGA
- a CDS encoding DUF262 domain-containing protein: MTLEDQISSYRRQIATDSYPMSIGEISNLYRDGEIDIHPEFQRIFRWRESQKSRLIESILLGIPLPSVFVAQNENGVWDVVDGVQRLSTIFQFMGILKNEDGGLHEPLVCSEAPFLTQLEGCSYSPTQGAPSSLSPTQRLDFKRARVDMKIIKRESDNRAKYDLFQRLNSFGTVATEQELRNCLIVSMSKKHFEWLLGISADENFKSSIDLASRLIEERYHMELALRFVFLRTIEPEDLASIRNIGDFLTSRLVAFADFSDQRLEEEKEAFTRTFQAIASAGGPDILRRWNHTKAKPEGSFSLTAFEAIALGIGHHFPDQFPSPSEITTRQSELWSNPQFSAGHATGLRGDQRMKKAIPFGRMLFSK; the protein is encoded by the coding sequence ATGACCCTTGAGGATCAGATCAGCTCATATCGTCGACAGATCGCCACAGATTCTTACCCAATGTCGATCGGGGAAATTTCAAATCTGTATCGAGATGGCGAAATAGATATCCATCCTGAGTTTCAACGAATCTTTCGGTGGAGGGAAAGTCAGAAGAGCCGACTAATTGAAAGCATTTTGCTGGGAATCCCACTCCCCAGCGTATTTGTTGCTCAGAACGAAAATGGCGTATGGGATGTCGTTGATGGGGTTCAGCGCCTCTCGACCATCTTTCAGTTCATGGGGATTCTAAAGAACGAGGACGGAGGTCTTCACGAGCCATTGGTTTGCTCGGAGGCACCTTTCCTTACCCAGCTGGAGGGGTGCTCGTATTCACCGACACAAGGGGCACCCAGCTCACTTTCTCCGACTCAGCGCCTAGACTTCAAGAGGGCGCGAGTCGATATGAAAATTATCAAGCGGGAGAGCGACAACAGGGCGAAGTACGATCTATTCCAGCGACTGAACTCATTCGGCACAGTAGCCACCGAGCAAGAATTGCGCAACTGCTTGATTGTAAGCATGAGCAAGAAGCACTTTGAATGGCTTCTCGGAATTTCCGCAGACGAAAACTTCAAGAGTTCGATCGATCTAGCATCTCGGCTCATCGAAGAGCGCTACCACATGGAACTGGCACTCAGGTTTGTATTCTTGCGGACGATTGAACCCGAAGACCTGGCCTCTATTAGGAATATTGGCGACTTCCTGACCTCTCGACTGGTTGCCTTCGCAGATTTCTCCGATCAGCGACTCGAAGAGGAGAAAGAGGCGTTCACAAGGACATTTCAAGCCATCGCATCCGCAGGCGGCCCTGACATCCTGCGCAGGTGGAACCACACAAAGGCGAAGCCTGAAGGATCATTCTCGCTGACCGCCTTCGAGGCCATTGCGCTGGGAATTGGCCACCACTTCCCCGATCAATTTCCATCACCTTCTGAAATCACTACACGCCAGAGCGAACTCTGGTCCAACCCGCAATTCTCGGCTGGTCACGCTACCGGACTGCGCGGCGACCAGCGGATGAAGAAGGCCATCCCGTTTGGACGAATGCTCTTCTCGAAGTGA